CGGGAATCCCCTCGGGGGCAACCCGCGTACCCAGAAAGTGGGCCACCTCCCTGCCGTCCCGCTCCTCGATGGGGATCGCCTTCCCGGTGCGGGCGGAGGGGTCGATGGTGGATACGGGGGCGGCCACGTAGAAGGGGACCTTGTGCGCGCGGCACAGGACGGCCAGCCCGTACGTGCCGATCTTGTTCGCCACGTCGCCGTTGGCGGCAATCCGGTCCGCGCCGACGATCGCCGCCTGGACCTTCCCGTCCCCAAGGATCGTTGCGGCCATGGAGTCCGTAATCAGGGTGCAGGGGATGCCGTCCTTCATGAGCTCCCACGCGGTCAGCCGGGCCCCCTGGAGAAACGGACGGGTCTCGCCCACAAACACGTGGAGTTTCTTCCCCGCCGCCACGGCCGCCCGGATCACCCCCAGCGCCGTGCCGTACCCCGCCGTCGCGAGAGCCCCGGCGTTGCAGTGGGTGATCACGGAACCCGACTTGAGAAGCTTCGCGCCATGGGCCCCCATCCGCCTGTTGGCGGCGACGTCCTCGTCCCGGATTGCCATCGCCTCCTTCTCGAGATGGTAGGCGGCCCCCTCGGGCTCGTCGGGCAGCCTCTCCGCCGCCTTGCGCATCCGGTCGATCGCCCAGAACAGATTCACGGCCGTGGGCCGGGTGGCCCCGAGCTCCTCCGCGGCCTTGCGGAACTCCTCGCGCCACGGAAGCCTCTTGCGGATGGCGTTCTGCACGGCCAGCACCAGACCGAACGCCGCCGCCACACCGATCGCGGGCGCACCCCGAACCACCATCGTCCGGATGGCGTGGGCCACCCCCGACGCCTGGGAAATGCGCGTCACCGACTCCCGCAGCGGAAGGACGCGCTGGTTGAGCAGGAGCAGCGCGTCCCCCGTCCATTCCAGGGTGGGGACCATCCGGCCGTCTCCGCCGGGGACCGTCGTCATCGGCCTTCTCTCCGCTCGTGAAATCGCGCCACCTGCTCCCCCACCCGGCTCCGCAGCTCGCGCGGGGAGAGGGAGGGAGCCACCACCTTTCCCCCCTTCATCGCCGGGCGGAGAAGGGGTTCCGTCGGGGAGCCGCAGCGGCACGGCCCCGCGGCCGCAGCCTCCGGGACGATGCCGCGATGGCCGCACGACCCGCACCGGACGACCTGCTTGCCGCCGGAGAGTTTCCCCCGCTTCGCGAACGGCCTTCCCTCCACCTCCACGATGTCCAGGGCGAAGTCGATCGTGGGGGCGTTGCTGATGCAGGTCCCCACGCCGAAGCCGTCCACCACGTCCCGCAGGGAGGAGATGTCCTCCTCGCCCAGCCCCCCGGAGACGACGATCCGCACGTGGGAGAATCCCCTCAGGTCGAGTTCCCATCGGACCTCCCGGACGATCCTCCGGAAGTTCCCCCGCCGCGAGGAGGGGGTGTCGAGACGGACCGCGGCCAGCCTCTTTCCCAGGGCCTCCGCGGCGCGGATCGCCTCGAACTTCTCGTCCTGGAGGGTGTCGATCAGGCAGACGCGGGGGACATCCGGCGGCACCGCGTCGTCGAACCCCCGGAGCGCCTCGACGGTGTCCCCGAGCACCAGGATAAGGGCGTGCGGCATCGTCCCCTGGGGGATCTCGCCCAGGTACGCCGCGCTGCGCACGACCGATACGCCGTCGGCCCCCCCCACGAAGGCGTGGCGGTCGATGAGGGTGGAAAGCGCGGGGTGCATGCGTCGCGCCCCGAAGCTCAACACCGTCCGGTCCCCGGCCAGCCGCTTGATCCGGGAGGTCTTCGTGGCGATCCCGGAGGCCTGGCAGAGGATGCCGAGCATCGCCGTCTCCATCTCGCAGAACTCGCCGTACGGCCCCTCGACGGCAAGGACCGGCTCCTCGAGCAGAAAGAGAGCCCCCTCCTCCATCGCCAGCATGTCCACGTTCCTCCCCTCGAAGAGGGAAAGCATCTCGTCCCTCCCGGCCAGGATGGCGTGCTCGTACCCGTCGGGGAACCGCTTGACGTACACCTCCGCCTTCACCCGCACGGCGTCCTTTCCGAGGCTCTTCAACACCTCCCTCGTGCGGACGAAGTAGACGTCCGTCGTGTCCCCGCGGCGGATCTCTTCCTGGCTGGGGATCGGGTTCATCACCGTCGCTCCTTTCCGGGTGCTGCGGGTCCTAATTCCCGCTTCATATCGGGCTGACGCCCCGAGGAGTGTCCCCTCCCGGTGCCCGAGGCTCGCGGGGGATTCCCCTCCGCTACGCTCGCGACCTGCGCCCGCTCGCTGCGGGTTCCGCTCGTCGGAACGGACCCCGCCAGGCGGGGGTACTTCTCTCTCGCTCCACACGCCACTCCGGGGAACCCCCCGCTGCGCCTGGCTCCGGGAGTCAGGCGCGGACACTTTACCGTAGTGAAGACCCCACTATCGTTTTTCAGCGCGCCGGACCACGCGCACGCCCAGCACCTTCTCCATCTGGTCGAGCGCGAACCGGTGCGACTTCCCGTCCAGCCCCGCCACGAGCGACTCGTTCACGATGACGTCGTAGCCGCGCATCGCGGCGTCCGCCGCGGTGTACAGGATGCAGATATGGGTGACGCATCCGGAGAGCGAAACCGACCGGATGCCGTGCCGGCGGAGGACGGTTGGAAGGGTGGTGCGGAAGAATCCCGAGTAGGTCTTCTTCTCCACGACCACGTCTCCGGGTTCCGGCGCGATCTCGCTTGCGACGGCGGCCCCCTTCGTCCCGGCCACGGCGTGGGGCGGCCACCCCATCCGGGCGAACTCCGGATCGTTTTTCCTGTGGGAATCGCACACGTACACCACGAGATCCCCCTCCCGGCGCGCGCGGGAGATACGGCGTGCGATCGCCGGAAGGATCTTCCTCGTCTGCGGGACCTCGAGCGGCGCCCCGGGCCGCACGAAATCCTCGAGCATGTCGATCACCAGAAGCGCGCTTCTCTTTCCCGCCATCTCCCCCCCTATTTCCCCGGAAGGATCTTCTTGAAGATCCCTTCCACTTCCCGGAACGGATCCTCTTTTTTCGGTTTCATCCCGGGCGCGGCGTTGTCCGTTCCGGGGGCGGTCCCGATCCCCGGAATCGCACCGGTCAGCCCCCGGAGGACCTTTTGCGCCACCCCGGCAGCGAGCGCCGCGGGGTCGATCGACACCGCCGGGGACGTGAGCGGACCCGTCATCACCAGCGGGATTTCCACGCGGCCGCCCTCCCCGACCAGGAACTTCCCCGCCCCTCCCCGAACGCGATCCGACATCTCCCGGGAGAGCCGGAGCACCCCGCGGAAGTCGATCGTCCGGTCGAACCCGATGGCGGCCGATCCGGTAAGCCCCATCTTCTCGGAGAGGACCCGAAGCGCCTCCGTCTTGATCTTCCCGTTCTCCACCCGGAAATCCGCCGAGAGGTCGGAAAATACCGTATCTCCCCTTCCCGCACGCCCGGACGGGGCCGCGGCCGCAATCGCCCCGAGGCCGGCCAGGCCCGCCGCCGTCGCGAGGAGATCCACACCCTTGATTTTACCACCGGCGATCTTCACGGACCCCGATCCCGCTCCCGTGCGCGAGAAATCGGCAAAGTCCTTCATCCCTCCCCCGATCTCCGCCGAGAGGGTGACCGGGCCGGAAAGGAAGTCCTTCATCGTCGTCTTGCGGGAGAGGATCTCCTCCGCGGCCAGGTCCTTCACCGCGACCTTCACCCGGAAGTCCGGGGAAGGGGCGCCAAGACCGAGGCGCCCGGACAGCGCGACATCCCCGCCGTACATCCGGGCACTTACGGAGTCGAGAAACAGGGTCCCTCCCTCGTACCGGATCTTTCCCCGGAGGTTCTGGAACTCCACCCCCCTCGCCTTCCCGGCGTCGATCGCCAGGTTGACGCGGGCTGCCACCTCACGGCTTTTTTCCGCCTTCGTCCCTTCCTTCTTCGGCGTCGGTTCCTTCCCCTCCTTTTTCCCGCCCGCTTCCTCCGGCGGGAAAAGCGCGTCCACATCCAGATACGCCATCCGGAAATCGACTTCGCCCGCGGGCTTTTCCCCCAGGGCGGCCTCCCCCTGCAAGGAAAACCGCTGTCCGTTGAGAAGCCCCGCGAGGGGGCGAAACCTCACCGCCCCGTCCGTAAGCTCCACGCGGCCGTCCACCGCCCGAAGTTCGATCCGCCTCCCCGGCACCTGGAACCCCACGTCCCCGAGATCGACCGCGATTTCGTACCTCTCCCTTTCGCCGGTCCGGTCGAGCCGCCCCTTCCCCGCGGCCGCCAGGCGCCCCGCCGGGGACCATTTCGAAAGCATCCCCGCCCCGGGGATCTTCCCGAAGTCGGCGAGGGAGGAGATCTTCGCGGAGATCGCCCATTCCCGTCCCCCCGTTCCGGGATTCACGACGGCGTTCCCGGTCACGGAGAGCGGGGGAAAGCGCAGGTCCATGTTCGAGAGGAGCAGCCGTCCGGGGGAATAGCGCCCCGTTGCGGCGATCGTGCACGGGGCGTCGACGACTTTGCGCAGTTCCGGGTCCG
This window of the Candidatus Deferrimicrobiaceae bacterium genome carries:
- a CDS encoding isochorismatase family cysteine hydrolase, encoding MAGKRSALLVIDMLEDFVRPGAPLEVPQTRKILPAIARRISRARREGDLVVYVCDSHRKNDPEFARMGWPPHAVAGTKGAAVASEIAPEPGDVVVEKKTYSGFFRTTLPTVLRRHGIRSVSLSGCVTHICILYTAADAAMRGYDVIVNESLVAGLDGKSHRFALDQMEKVLGVRVVRRAEKR
- the mtnA gene encoding S-methyl-5-thioribose-1-phosphate isomerase, whose product is MTTVPGGDGRMVPTLEWTGDALLLLNQRVLPLRESVTRISQASGVAHAIRTMVVRGAPAIGVAAAFGLVLAVQNAIRKRLPWREEFRKAAEELGATRPTAVNLFWAIDRMRKAAERLPDEPEGAAYHLEKEAMAIRDEDVAANRRMGAHGAKLLKSGSVITHCNAGALATAGYGTALGVIRAAVAAGKKLHVFVGETRPFLQGARLTAWELMKDGIPCTLITDSMAATILGDGKVQAAIVGADRIAANGDVANKIGTYGLAVLCRAHKVPFYVAAPVSTIDPSARTGKAIPIEERDGREVAHFLGTRVAPEGIPVYNPAFDVTPAKYVTALVTEKGVLRPPFPGAIRKLVR
- a CDS encoding AsmA-like C-terminal region-containing protein; its protein translation is MRKAGIVAAVVGFFLVIAVLLLPRLVSLDSFRPRIVAALEEKTGRTIGLSGLSLSLFPGIGVKVTQLTVSGDARHPGERLLSVPEAEIRLAIAPLFSGRTEFTKFILRRPEVRFRRYLDGTHSATDIVARLAKEEKPTAAAPAEKPKEKVAVAVREIRVEEAKLFFRQEEKAGRDSAWEISPFTLRVSGIGETQKEIEVKTRIEGRVRGDISLVVRVAGGREAGTGRPADALRGEGTLFGQKVAVEGKVFPSQQPFAVDLAISFPGVEMGKIQAMFPDPPERLAKARLEGVVPLSVNVAGTLGSPGFTVKADLTRMGATLSADPELRKVVDAPCTIAATGRYSPGRLLLSNMDLRFPPLSVTGNAVVNPGTGGREWAISAKISSLADFGKIPGAGMLSKWSPAGRLAAAGKGRLDRTGERERYEIAVDLGDVGFQVPGRRIELRAVDGRVELTDGAVRFRPLAGLLNGQRFSLQGEAALGEKPAGEVDFRMAYLDVDALFPPEEAGGKKEGKEPTPKKEGTKAEKSREVAARVNLAIDAGKARGVEFQNLRGKIRYEGGTLFLDSVSARMYGGDVALSGRLGLGAPSPDFRVKVAVKDLAAEEILSRKTTMKDFLSGPVTLSAEIGGGMKDFADFSRTGAGSGSVKIAGGKIKGVDLLATAAGLAGLGAIAAAAPSGRAGRGDTVFSDLSADFRVENGKIKTEALRVLSEKMGLTGSAAIGFDRTIDFRGVLRLSREMSDRVRGGAGKFLVGEGGRVEIPLVMTGPLTSPAVSIDPAALAAGVAQKVLRGLTGAIPGIGTAPGTDNAAPGMKPKKEDPFREVEGIFKKILPGK
- a CDS encoding nicotinate phosphoribosyltransferase — its product is MNPIPSQEEIRRGDTTDVYFVRTREVLKSLGKDAVRVKAEVYVKRFPDGYEHAILAGRDEMLSLFEGRNVDMLAMEEGALFLLEEPVLAVEGPYGEFCEMETAMLGILCQASGIATKTSRIKRLAGDRTVLSFGARRMHPALSTLIDRHAFVGGADGVSVVRSAAYLGEIPQGTMPHALILVLGDTVEALRGFDDAVPPDVPRVCLIDTLQDEKFEAIRAAEALGKRLAAVRLDTPSSRRGNFRRIVREVRWELDLRGFSHVRIVVSGGLGEEDISSLRDVVDGFGVGTCISNAPTIDFALDIVEVEGRPFAKRGKLSGGKQVVRCGSCGHRGIVPEAAAAGPCRCGSPTEPLLRPAMKGGKVVAPSLSPRELRSRVGEQVARFHERREGR